In the Candidatus Woesearchaeota archaeon genome, one interval contains:
- a CDS encoding Mov34/MPN/PAD-1 family protein, whose product MRLDDLISESSILKSKIDELVCPVKISRRAFEKVCLYSKLASEIVNSPIEIAGVLTAQRDSVNLVASDAFLFPEQTVSSFDGQFSETSIAQAYNLARLNNHKILGMWHSHGGHPAFHSEHDDEQLDVLYYHNQNVLKNSLLVGVEDVCCLTDLNNSFDEFNNSNSNLFFNASELSDKNLTSQHNSTQIILFNASKLNSQSSWSSDYFIELGFKSGTNRQNKLTKKFQKLFLELFVESNVKKFQHIPFAVSLVVNENTYAKTFLSGFNPCIGSDYYCELRVQQDFKNLFPRSIKNVTLELVDYDVSGPINSKNANEFPCADNYFSNYDLNLILDEICSNVVYGGKILGNYLRPGFLQEQRSNSIICRGD is encoded by the coding sequence ATGAGATTAGATGATTTGATTAGCGAGAGCTCTATTTTAAAATCCAAAATTGATGAATTAGTTTGTCCAGTTAAAATTTCTCGACGTGCATTTGAAAAAGTTTGTTTGTATTCTAAATTGGCCTCAGAAATTGTTAATTCACCTATTGAAATTGCAGGTGTTTTAACTGCGCAGAGAGATAGTGTTAATTTGGTTGCAAGTGATGCTTTTTTATTTCCTGAGCAGACAGTTTCAAGTTTTGATGGTCAATTTAGTGAAACATCCATTGCTCAAGCATATAACCTTGCCAGGTTAAATAATCATAAAATTTTAGGTATGTGGCATAGTCATGGGGGACATCCTGCATTTCATTCTGAACATGATGATGAACAATTAGATGTACTTTATTACCATAACCAAAATGTTTTAAAAAATAGTTTATTAGTTGGAGTTGAGGACGTTTGTTGCTTAACTGATTTAAATAATTCATTTGATGAGTTTAACAATTCAAATTCTAACTTATTTTTTAATGCATCCGAGTTGTCTGATAAAAATTTAACTAGTCAACATAACTCAACCCAGATTATTTTATTTAATGCGTCAAAGCTAAATTCTCAATCAAGTTGGTCATCAGATTATTTTATTGAGCTGGGGTTTAAATCTGGAACTAATAGGCAAAATAAACTTACTAAAAAATTTCAAAAATTATTCTTAGAATTATTTGTCGAATCTAATGTAAAAAAATTTCAACATATTCCATTTGCAGTTAGTTTGGTTGTTAATGAAAATACTTATGCTAAAACATTTTTAAGTGGATTTAATCCTTGCATTGGATCTGATTATTATTGTGAATTGAGGGTGCAGCAAGATTTTAAGAATTTATTTCCACGTTCGATTAAAAATGTTACTTTAGAATTGGTGGATTATGATGTATCAGGTCCAATCAACTCAAAAAATGCAAATGAATTTCCTTGCGCAGATAATTATTTTTCTAATTATGATTTAAATTTAATTTTGGATGAAATTTGTTCTAACGTTGTTTATGGGGGAAAAATTTTAGGAAATTATTTGCGACCGGGATTTTTGCAAGAGCAAAGATCTAATTCTATTATTTGTAGAGGTGATTAG
- a CDS encoding transglutaminase domain-containing protein, producing MSFKDKNAAKNNKKNKSSLSGVDLKLKIKKERGLLCGGNLCSILDTSSQEDYVVKNDSSFPIQPVSLKTISDILISSSVDDSACEVIESNKLKLGVARSSIDVSDEIPSINMLLPDRPDLFQDQLMGVGISSSSTNSTNSNLNKTNSSKSYKSFFTYLSVGILSLVLLGGVYWKFQSLEKKLSAAEQQIESNSSRIGENYDVDFKLFMFTKEKLDSLEQKVDGFDYGGEGVSRELSYEPKLIVPLSNKSKQSEQYKKSKKSKKIKKSKKREQSKKIKRPKKVGLIKFEKKKVLSQVFPFWQDNPFVLTKDMYSEVEKYVQFSDYHKSKAVFDWMKLNIVYGDSDRGKVGYRTAEEVFNSGQGVCGEQAILYITLCRSLGIKSKYVSVKSKIEDMYTHAIAQVEIKSELGIGKKKIYVDLSKNQFDAYYEHMKPKFDFSFVDTFTLWRKGAC from the coding sequence TTGAGTTTTAAAGATAAAAATGCTGCCAAGAATAACAAAAAAAATAAATCTAGTTTATCGGGTGTTGATCTTAAATTAAAGATTAAAAAAGAGAGGGGATTATTATGTGGGGGGAATTTATGTTCTATTTTAGATACTTCTTCGCAGGAGGATTACGTTGTAAAAAATGATAGTTCATTTCCTATTCAGCCAGTTTCATTAAAAACAATATCGGATATTTTAATTTCTAGTTCTGTGGATGATAGTGCGTGTGAAGTAATTGAGTCTAATAAATTAAAACTTGGCGTGGCAAGGTCATCGATTGATGTTTCAGATGAGATCCCTTCAATAAATATGTTGCTGCCGGATCGTCCTGATTTATTCCAAGATCAATTAATGGGGGTGGGTATTTCATCCTCTTCTACAAATTCAACTAATTCAAATCTGAATAAAACTAATTCTTCAAAAAGTTACAAAAGTTTTTTTACTTATTTGAGTGTGGGGATTCTTTCTTTAGTTTTATTAGGTGGTGTGTATTGGAAGTTTCAGTCGCTTGAAAAAAAATTATCTGCAGCAGAACAACAAATTGAGTCAAACTCAAGTAGAATTGGTGAAAACTATGATGTTGATTTTAAATTATTTATGTTCACTAAAGAAAAATTAGATTCATTAGAACAAAAAGTCGATGGGTTCGATTATGGGGGTGAAGGAGTTAGTCGAGAATTAAGTTATGAACCCAAATTAATTGTGCCTTTATCTAATAAATCTAAACAATCAGAACAATATAAAAAATCTAAAAAATCTAAAAAAATTAAGAAAAGTAAAAAGCGTGAACAAAGTAAAAAAATTAAAAGACCCAAAAAAGTTGGTTTGATTAAGTTTGAAAAGAAAAAAGTATTGTCTCAAGTATTTCCTTTCTGGCAAGATAATCCCTTTGTGTTAACAAAAGATATGTATTCTGAAGTTGAAAAATATGTGCAGTTTAGTGATTATCATAAGTCAAAAGCAGTGTTTGATTGGATGAAACTAAATATAGTTTATGGTGACTCTGATAGGGGAAAAGTAGGATATAGAACTGCAGAAGAAGTGTTTAATTCTGGTCAAGGTGTTTGTGGTGAGCAAGCAATTCTATACATTACGTTGTGTCGGTCATTAGGAATTAAGTCTAAATATGTTAGTGTTAAAAGTAAAATCGAAGATATGTATACTCATGCAATTGCGCAAGTAGAAATCAAGTCTGAATTGGGTATTGGCAAAAAAAAGATTTATGTTGATTTAAGCAAGAATCAATTTGATGCGTATTATGAACATATGAAGCCAAAATTTGATTTTTCTTTTGTTGATACGTTTACTCTTTGGAGGAAGGGGGCATGTTAA
- a CDS encoding 30S ribosomal protein S8e, whose protein sequence is MGISHHRSKKQTSGGVYKRYRKQRQFELGTTPSLTKLGEKKFIDKRTLGNNTKRSLLQCEEASVTNSKTGKTVKTTIKTILESPANRHYTRRNIMTKGTIIDTELGKARVTSRPGQEGAINAVLVE, encoded by the coding sequence ATGGGAATTTCACATCATAGAAGCAAAAAACAAACAAGTGGCGGAGTATACAAGCGCTACAGAAAACAAAGACAGTTTGAGCTAGGAACAACTCCAAGTTTAACCAAATTAGGAGAAAAGAAGTTCATAGATAAGAGAACTCTCGGAAACAACACCAAACGAAGCTTACTACAGTGTGAAGAAGCTAGTGTGACAAACTCAAAAACAGGCAAAACAGTTAAAACTACAATTAAAACAATACTTGAAAGTCCTGCAAATCGACATTATACTAGACGAAACATCATGACTAAAGGCACAATTATTGATACAGAACTTGGAAAAGCAAGAGTTACATCTAGACCTGGACAAGAAGGCGCAATAAATGCAGTATTAGTAGAATAA
- a CDS encoding small nuclear ribonucleoprotein (Enables 3` processing of polyadenylated mRNAs and tRNA precursors) has product MDNTSRPLDALNAARGKRVVLELKNGKQFIGLLKAFDIHINVVLDEGEEHVDGALKRKLGTTFIRGDTIIFISPA; this is encoded by the coding sequence ATGGATAATACATCAAGACCGTTAGACGCTCTTAATGCAGCTCGTGGAAAACGAGTTGTTCTTGAATTAAAGAATGGTAAACAGTTCATTGGACTTTTAAAAGCTTTTGATATTCATATCAATGTTGTGCTTGATGAAGGCGAAGAACACGTAGATGGAGCACTTAAGCGTAAATTAGGCACTACATTTATTAGAGGAGATACGATTATATTTATCTCTCCTGCATAA
- a CDS encoding 50S ribosomal protein L37e — translation MMSKGTPSMGKKSGKKTHIYCRRCGQHTYHKSKKVCSSCGYGASAKTRSYSWQKK, via the coding sequence ATTATGAGTAAAGGAACTCCTAGCATGGGTAAGAAGAGTGGTAAGAAAACTCACATTTATTGTCGTAGATGTGGTCAGCACACTTATCACAAGAGTAAAAAAGTTTGTTCTAGTTGTGGCTACGGCGCATCTGCAAAAACTCGATCTTACAGTTGGCAGAAAAAGTAA
- a CDS encoding glycosyltransferase, with protein MTPTISLCLIVKNEEDYIEQCLNSVLELVNEIIIIDTGSTDKTKELALDFKKNKFPNLKILDFPWVQDFSSARNFSTSYATSEWILILDADEIIAKEDHNKIKELILKYNKPNTAMGLMLIQRNYANNSKLVGWTQNDEKYVSLEKFSGFYPTPITRLFKNKQEIVFRSKVHESVDDSIFEKKGKIKLTEIPIHHFQYERGEEYVKQKQLNYFDICKEMVKTRKQDFKVWFDMGVISANYRNSPTDSEKFFKQSLELNPHYLLSYLQLATVLEKQNKLEAAITIYKKALSIEKNNFHLVHNLAVALTKTNKPILALKFFEHAAKLNPNNPHVYTNVGCIFGQLGKFKDATEFFQKSLDLNPNDTRVKNLLEGTKNKINKNN; from the coding sequence ATGACTCCCACAATAAGTTTATGCTTAATTGTGAAAAACGAAGAAGACTATATCGAACAATGCTTAAACTCAGTTCTCGAACTCGTAAATGAAATAATAATTATAGATACAGGTTCCACAGATAAAACAAAAGAGCTCGCACTCGACTTTAAAAAAAATAAATTTCCAAATCTTAAAATTCTAGATTTTCCCTGGGTGCAAGATTTTAGCTCTGCAAGAAATTTTTCCACAAGTTATGCAACAAGCGAGTGGATACTAATTCTTGATGCCGATGAAATAATTGCAAAAGAAGACCACAACAAAATCAAAGAATTAATTTTAAAATATAATAAACCAAACACTGCAATGGGACTGATGTTAATTCAAAGAAATTATGCTAACAATTCAAAACTCGTCGGATGGACACAAAATGATGAAAAATATGTTAGTTTGGAAAAATTTAGTGGATTTTATCCAACTCCAATTACCAGACTATTCAAAAACAAACAAGAGATAGTATTTAGAAGTAAAGTCCACGAAAGTGTTGATGATTCAATATTCGAAAAAAAAGGAAAAATAAAATTAACAGAAATACCAATACATCACTTCCAATACGAACGTGGAGAAGAATACGTTAAACAAAAACAACTAAACTATTTTGATATATGCAAAGAGATGGTAAAGACTCGAAAACAAGATTTTAAAGTATGGTTTGATATGGGCGTGATCTCAGCAAATTATCGAAATTCACCAACCGATTCTGAAAAATTCTTTAAACAAAGTTTAGAATTAAATCCCCACTATCTACTATCATATTTACAACTCGCAACAGTTCTTGAAAAACAAAATAAATTGGAAGCTGCAATAACCATATATAAAAAAGCATTAAGCATAGAAAAAAACAATTTTCACCTAGTTCACAATCTTGCCGTCGCTTTAACTAAAACAAACAAACCAATTTTAGCACTCAAATTTTTTGAACATGCAGCAAAATTAAATCCAAACAACCCTCACGTTTACACCAATGTTGGATGCATATTTGGACAATTAGGCAAATTTAAAGACGCAACAGAATTTTTTCAAAAATCACTTGACCTAAATCCTAACGATACTCGAGTTAAAAACTTACTCGAAGGAACAAAAAATAAAATAAATAAGAATAATTGA